From the Kogia breviceps isolate mKogBre1 chromosome 10, mKogBre1 haplotype 1, whole genome shotgun sequence genome, the window GGGGAGTTCTCACTCCCGGTAGCAAATCCTCCCCGCGGCGGGAGGAGCGCAGGCCGAGATCGTGGGTTTGCGACGCCGCCTGGCGGCGGGCCGAGGGTCTCACCATTGTAGTCCGGAAAGCAGATGCTGAGGTGCGCCTTTTTTATCTTCTCCGAGAAAACGTCCTTCTTGTTGAGGAAGAGCACGATGGACGTGGTGGCGAAGTAGCGGTGGTTGCAGATACTGTTGAATAGGTGCAGGCTCTCGTGCATGCGGTTCTGAGGAGGGCAGAGGCTGTCGGGCACCGGGGACTGCGGCCGCCGCCCCCACCTAGCTGCGTCCGGCGGGCAGACCCCTGCTCTCTGGGCTCCTGGGTCTCCCTGCCCAGACAGCTCCAAGACCGTCTCCCCTTTCGCCCCCCTGAGCAGGGCAACAGTCTGCCTCATCTCCTCCTTCAGACCGTTCTGGGTCGAATGTCCTCTCTCAGATGCTCCCCGCGCCCGCAGCGCTGTCTCTGCTGTCCGCTCTCCTCCTCCCCGCTCAAACGCTCAGGCCCTGCTGGAGCACTCACCACTTCGTCGTCCTCCACAAGCACCATGTCGTAGGCGCTGAGCGCCGCGATGAAGATGATGCAGGTCACACCCTCGAAGCAGTGGATCCACTTCTTGCGTTCTGAGCGCTGCCCGCCCACATCGAACATCCTGCGGGGCCGTGAGAACCTGAGCCGGCGCATCGAGTCCCCTGGACGTGCCCACAGGCATCCCCTGGTTTCCTAATGCTGGCTGGGAGGCACCCAGATGGGAGTGGCATCCGGAGGGGCCGGGCATTTCTGCGGGCGGGTTGTCCGAGAAGGGGCAGGGTCTCTCGTAGGGATGGGGCCTCTGGGATCAGACGGGGCCTCAGGCAGTGAGCTTGCGGTCAGGCCCCCGGAGAGCGAGAGCTAGGGCGCGGGGTCGTACCGGAAATTGAGGTCCTTGAAGGAGAACTGCGTCTCAATGATACCAGTGGTCTTGACACGCGAGCGCAGCACGTCCTGTTCAGTGGGCACGTAGCCCGGGGTTACCAGGCGCTCCAGGTCCGAGAGGTAGCTGCGGGAGATCCGGGGTGTGGGTAGGGTTGGGTTGGGGGGCGTGGCagggccccgcccgccccgcgccccgcctGTGCTCTCACTAGCCAGCAGAGTCGTTGAGCTGGTACTCCGAGGCGCGATCGAAACAGGCCTGGATACCCGAATCCTTCCACAGCCGCTGGATGATGTCTGACATCTCCTTGGGCATAGTGCCCTCCTCGATGGTGTCTGCCATGTGCATCAACTTCCGGGCATCGtcctgggggggggaggggagtggttGGTGGTGACCATGGACTTGGGCCCAGCCTCGCACCTCGAGTCCCCAGAAGCCCTGTTCAGCTAGTCTCTTGGCACACCTGGCGCGCAGAGTCTCCATACTGGATATTGAGCGTGGTCATGGCGCGCACGATGGCCAAGATGGACTGTAGCGTGTTGCCATATATGATGGCAATGAACTCGAGGCACTCTTCCAGCGAGTACCCATCCTGGTGGATGATCCTGCAGCCATGGGGAGCCGGGTCAGCGCCTCTCGGGTAGGTGGGGAAGGGCAGACCTCGTACGTGTGCCCACCCCCAGGGGCCTCGGGTAGGGCAGGGGCACTCACTTCATCTGCTTGACAATGGTACTCTTCCCGGACTCACCGGCACCTGGAATGGAAACCCTACCTCAGAGACGCGCTGACCGCACTGCTCCCTCTTATCACACCTgttttccccccaacccccaaagtCAGGTCATGATGCCCTGGCGGCAAAACGTAAACGTCAGGAGTGACAGAAGGGGGCTGACGGGGGGAATCGACAACCTCGACGG encodes:
- the GNAT1 gene encoding guanine nucleotide-binding protein G(t) subunit alpha-1 gives rise to the protein MGAGASAEEKHSRELEKKLKEDAEKDARTVKLLLLGAGESGKSTIVKQMKIIHQDGYSLEECLEFIAIIYGNTLQSILAIVRAMTTLNIQYGDSARQDDARKLMHMADTIEEGTMPKEMSDIIQRLWKDSGIQACFDRASEYQLNDSAGYYLSDLERLVTPGYVPTEQDVLRSRVKTTGIIETQFSFKDLNFRMFDVGGQRSERKKWIHCFEGVTCIIFIAALSAYDMVLVEDDEVNRMHESLHLFNSICNHRYFATTSIVLFLNKKDVFSEKIKKAHLSICFPDYNGPNTYEDAGNYIKVQFLELNMRRDVKEIYSHMTCATDTQNVKFVFDAVTDIIIKENLKDCGLF